A genomic region of Chitinimonas arctica contains the following coding sequences:
- a CDS encoding barstar family protein has product MPLIRIEFVNVSQVEDFYEQLEGQLELDYEMGHSLDAVYDVLTDTEGTIELVWHDAGFSRVALGDWFLRVMDVLNIVSTERDDLTVTLD; this is encoded by the coding sequence ATGCCGCTGATCCGCATCGAGTTCGTCAATGTTTCGCAGGTCGAGGATTTCTACGAACAGTTGGAAGGCCAACTGGAATTGGATTATGAAATGGGCCACAGCCTTGACGCGGTCTATGACGTGCTGACCGACACCGAAGGCACCATAGAGCTGGTCTGGCACGATGCCGGCTTCTCCCGCGTGGCGCTGGGCGACTGGTTCCTGCGCGTGATGGATGTGCTTAATATCGTCTCCACCGAGCGCGACGACCTGACCGTCACGCTGGACTGA
- a CDS encoding ribonuclease domain-containing protein: MRLLFALLLTLPAMAAVPDCRSVSTEISRRLDAQLDIEQLSDTLSALNRDGQLPQRFVTKQAARAAGWQPGKPLDSIPALKGKAIGGDRFGNYERLLPNGNWREADLDYRGGKRGPKRLVFEPVRDGHRYITVNHYQQFTEIPPCR, encoded by the coding sequence ATGCGCCTCCTGTTCGCCCTCTTGCTTACCCTGCCGGCCATGGCCGCCGTACCGGATTGCCGTAGCGTCAGCACCGAAATCAGCCGGCGTCTCGATGCCCAGCTCGACATCGAGCAGCTGTCCGACACCTTGAGCGCACTGAACCGCGACGGCCAATTGCCCCAGCGCTTCGTCACCAAGCAAGCCGCCCGCGCCGCCGGCTGGCAACCGGGTAAACCACTGGACAGCATTCCGGCGCTGAAGGGCAAAGCGATCGGCGGGGACCGCTTCGGCAACTATGAACGCCTGCTGCCGAACGGCAACTGGCGAGAGGCCGACCTCGACTACCGGGGCGGCAAGCGTGGCCCCAAGCGGCTGGTATTCGAGCCGGTCCGCGATGGCCACCGCTATATCACCGTCAATCATTACCAGCAATTTACCGAGATACCACCATGCCGCTGA